CATGTGTTTGATGGGCCATTATGTGTTTTCTTGTAGGTATAGGGTAAGTAAGAGCACGAAGACATAAGCTTGGAGTATGGCGACAGCTATTTCAAGGAGGGTTAGGGCTAAGAGCAGAATAATTGTTGAGGCGGTGAGTATAATGTTCATGGGAAGTAAAATTATGGCTGCGGAGGAGATAAGGTGTATCAGTAAATGACCGGCTGTTAGGTTAGCGGCGATACGGACGGCGAGGGCGATAGGGCGAATTAAGAGGCTAATAGACTCAATAATAATTAAGGCTGGGATCAAGAGAGTTGGGGTTCCTTCGGGAAGAAGGTGAGCTAATGAATGGCTGGGGTTATGGCGTGCACCTGTGATTACTGTTATTaatcaggcaggaactgcaagGCTTAAAGTTAGTGATAGCTGAGTAGTAGGGGTAAAGGTGTAGGGGATTAAGCctgttgtatttattaaaataaggaAGGTGATTAAGGATGTGAATATAAGGGCTCATTTATGGGATGAGGTTTTAAGTGGTAAAAAGAGTTGGTGGgtggttaaattaataaatcagGTTTGTAGAGTAAGAAGGGGGTTATTTATTCAGCGGGGGGAGTAAGATAAAATAAGAATTGAAGGGAATATAATGGCTAATGCGATTAGGGGGGCACCATACAGTGAGGGGCTT
This Festucalex cinctus isolate MCC-2025b unplaced genomic scaffold, RoL_Fcin_1.0 HiC_scaffold_97, whole genome shotgun sequence DNA region includes the following protein-coding sequences:
- the LOC144011357 gene encoding LOW QUALITY PROTEIN: ATP synthase F(0) complex subunit a-like (The sequence of the model RefSeq protein was modified relative to this genomic sequence to represent the inferred CDS: substituted 4 bases at 4 genomic stop codons), which codes for MALGLFNQFSSPSLYGAPLIALAIIFPSILILSYSPRXINNPLLTLQTXFINLTTHQLFLPLKTSSHKXALIFTSLITFLILINTTGLIPYTFTPTTQLSLTLSLAVPAXLITVITGARHNPSHSLAHLLPEGTPTLLIPALIIIESISLLIRPIALAVRIAANLTAGHLLIHLISSAAIILLPMNIILTASTIILLLALTLLEIAVAILQAYVFVLLLTLYLQENT